Proteins encoded in a region of the Anopheles aquasalis chromosome 2, idAnoAquaMG_Q_19, whole genome shotgun sequence genome:
- the LOC126571773 gene encoding proton-coupled amino acid transporter-like protein pathetic isoform X1, producing MDNYKKKTPGRVHQHLEYTQIRPQLTGSTKSIQTNHYIFGRMKSELNDVPVQTAAGSTLPLVDMPKDDEEAGAYNPFENRKLTHPTTDTETLVHLLKGSLGSGILAMPLAFVNAGLWFGLVATLAIGAICTYCVHILVRCSHILCRRAQLPSLGFADVAETAFLAGPDSLKKYSRLARFIINLFLVIDLIGCCCIYIVFVATNIKQVVDHYTHSYWDVRIYILLLLGPLILINLIRKLKYLTPFSMIANVLIATGVGITLYYILTDLPALSERKAIAEVQHLPMFFGTVIFALEGIGVVMSLENNMKNPQNFIGCPGVLNTGMSVVVIMYSVVGFLGYLKYGEDTKGSITLNLPVEDVLAQMVKLMIALAIFLTYSLQFYVPMEIIWKNVKGNFNEHQNAAEYALRIGLVILTVVIAAALPNLGPFITLIGAVCLSTLGMMFPAIIELVTFYEKPGFGRFNWRLWKNIFLILFGVVGFVTGTYVSIVEFSEHLQEE from the exons CAAATTCGGCCCCAGCTTACCGGGAGCACCAAGTCGATCCAGACCAACCATTACATCTTTGGCCGCATGAAGTCCGAACTGAACGATGTGCCGGTGCAGACGGCCGCCGGCTCTACGCTGCCGCTCGTCGACATGCCCAAAGATGACGAGGAGGCCGGAGCATACAATCCGTTCGAGAACCGGAAGCTAACGCACccgaccaccgacaccgagaccTTGGTTCACCTGCTGAAAGGTTCGCTTGGTTCGGGCATTCTTGCGATGCCGCTGGCGTTTGTCAATGCTGGGctgtggttcggtttggtggccACGCTGGCCATCGGTGCCATCTGTACCTACTGTGTACACATTCTGGTACGCTGTTCTCACATTCTGTGCCGTCGGGCTCAATTGCCGTCCCTTGGATTCGCCGATGTAGCCGAAACGGCTTTCCTGGCGGGACCGGATTCGCTGAAGAAGTATTCCCGGCTGGCTCGCTTCATTATCAACCTGTTTCTGGTGATTGATctgatcggttgctgctgtatTTACATcgtgtttgtggccaccaacaTCAAGCAGGTGGTCGACCATTACACCCACTCGTACTGGGATGTGCGGATCTACATCTTGCTACTGCTTGGACCCCTGATCCTGATCAATCTCATCCGCAAGCTGAAGTATTTGACTCCGTTCTCCATGATCGCGAACGTGCTCATCGCTACCGGAGTGGGCATTACGTTGTACTACATCCTCACCGATTTGCCAGCACTGTCGGAGCGTAAGGCCATCGCCGAGGTCCAGCATCTTCCGATGTTCTTCGGTACCGTAATCTTCGCCCTGGAGGGTATCGGTGTAGTGATGTCGCTGGAGAACAACATGAAGAACCCACAGAACTTTATCGGATGCCCCGGTGTGCTGAACACCGGTATGTCGGTCGTGGTGATCATGTACTCGGTCGTTGGTTTCCTTGGCTATCTGAAGTATGGCGAAGACACGAAGGGTAGTATTACGCTGAATCTCCCGGTTGAAGATGT ATTGGCCCAGATGGTAAAGCTGATGATCGCGCTCGCCATCTTCCTCACCTATAGTCTGCAGTTCTACGTACCGATGGAAATCATTTGGAAGAACGTTAAGGGTAACTTCAACGAACATCAGAATGCGGCCGAATATGCGTTGCGGATCGGACTTGTG ATCCTCACCGTTGTGATCGCGGCTGCTCTGCCGAATCTTGGCCCCTTCATTACGCTCATCGGTGCCGTCTGCCTGAGCACGCTCGGTATGATGTTCCCGGCCATCATCGAGCTGGTGACGTTCTACGAAAAGCCCGGTTTCGGACGGTTCAACTGGCGGCtgtggaaaaacattttcctcaTCCTGTTCGGTGTGGTGGGCTTCGTGACCGGCACCTATGTCAGTATTGTCGAGTTCTCGGAGCACCTTCAGGAGGAATAA
- the LOC126571773 gene encoding proton-coupled amino acid transporter-like protein pathetic isoform X2, which translates to MKSELNDVPVQTAAGSTLPLVDMPKDDEEAGAYNPFENRKLTHPTTDTETLVHLLKGSLGSGILAMPLAFVNAGLWFGLVATLAIGAICTYCVHILVRCSHILCRRAQLPSLGFADVAETAFLAGPDSLKKYSRLARFIINLFLVIDLIGCCCIYIVFVATNIKQVVDHYTHSYWDVRIYILLLLGPLILINLIRKLKYLTPFSMIANVLIATGVGITLYYILTDLPALSERKAIAEVQHLPMFFGTVIFALEGIGVVMSLENNMKNPQNFIGCPGVLNTGMSVVVIMYSVVGFLGYLKYGEDTKGSITLNLPVEDVLAQMVKLMIALAIFLTYSLQFYVPMEIIWKNVKGNFNEHQNAAEYALRIGLVILTVVIAAALPNLGPFITLIGAVCLSTLGMMFPAIIELVTFYEKPGFGRFNWRLWKNIFLILFGVVGFVTGTYVSIVEFSEHLQEE; encoded by the exons ATGAAGTCCGAACTGAACGATGTGCCGGTGCAGACGGCCGCCGGCTCTACGCTGCCGCTCGTCGACATGCCCAAAGATGACGAGGAGGCCGGAGCATACAATCCGTTCGAGAACCGGAAGCTAACGCACccgaccaccgacaccgagaccTTGGTTCACCTGCTGAAAGGTTCGCTTGGTTCGGGCATTCTTGCGATGCCGCTGGCGTTTGTCAATGCTGGGctgtggttcggtttggtggccACGCTGGCCATCGGTGCCATCTGTACCTACTGTGTACACATTCTGGTACGCTGTTCTCACATTCTGTGCCGTCGGGCTCAATTGCCGTCCCTTGGATTCGCCGATGTAGCCGAAACGGCTTTCCTGGCGGGACCGGATTCGCTGAAGAAGTATTCCCGGCTGGCTCGCTTCATTATCAACCTGTTTCTGGTGATTGATctgatcggttgctgctgtatTTACATcgtgtttgtggccaccaacaTCAAGCAGGTGGTCGACCATTACACCCACTCGTACTGGGATGTGCGGATCTACATCTTGCTACTGCTTGGACCCCTGATCCTGATCAATCTCATCCGCAAGCTGAAGTATTTGACTCCGTTCTCCATGATCGCGAACGTGCTCATCGCTACCGGAGTGGGCATTACGTTGTACTACATCCTCACCGATTTGCCAGCACTGTCGGAGCGTAAGGCCATCGCCGAGGTCCAGCATCTTCCGATGTTCTTCGGTACCGTAATCTTCGCCCTGGAGGGTATCGGTGTAGTGATGTCGCTGGAGAACAACATGAAGAACCCACAGAACTTTATCGGATGCCCCGGTGTGCTGAACACCGGTATGTCGGTCGTGGTGATCATGTACTCGGTCGTTGGTTTCCTTGGCTATCTGAAGTATGGCGAAGACACGAAGGGTAGTATTACGCTGAATCTCCCGGTTGAAGATGT ATTGGCCCAGATGGTAAAGCTGATGATCGCGCTCGCCATCTTCCTCACCTATAGTCTGCAGTTCTACGTACCGATGGAAATCATTTGGAAGAACGTTAAGGGTAACTTCAACGAACATCAGAATGCGGCCGAATATGCGTTGCGGATCGGACTTGTG ATCCTCACCGTTGTGATCGCGGCTGCTCTGCCGAATCTTGGCCCCTTCATTACGCTCATCGGTGCCGTCTGCCTGAGCACGCTCGGTATGATGTTCCCGGCCATCATCGAGCTGGTGACGTTCTACGAAAAGCCCGGTTTCGGACGGTTCAACTGGCGGCtgtggaaaaacattttcctcaTCCTGTTCGGTGTGGTGGGCTTCGTGACCGGCACCTATGTCAGTATTGTCGAGTTCTCGGAGCACCTTCAGGAGGAATAA
- the LOC126571772 gene encoding ryncolin-1-like, giving the protein MKLSVCFILFNSILCVWAAKDTPNSADAIVETPLADQILQYGLELVLQKLEHIDRKLLVMQFELNELREQTASNKVSHEKMFADTITAINRLENHVVKHIGRNMSVSQDQSNRSVETTCATPERFCEKWFNTTLTNNQGQGLAQHKESTWISLSSLYKSRIPTAASQREGITTTTTPSTTTLHLKLASYSSCKDVPSNVSGVYLIHVNNDSSPFKMYCEQEKFDGGWIVVQHRFNGSVDFYRNWTEYREGFGELENEFWLGLELVHQLTTARAHEIIFEIEDFSDNYGYARYNEFKIGSESEQYCLTIGKYSGTAGDAMGLHKGIKFSTMDRDNDGDNGHCAQKWASAWWYNGCSDADLNGPYGNVADGKSMVWYNFKNDIRGMSYSRMMIREL; this is encoded by the coding sequence ATGAAGCTAAGTGTATGTTTTATATTGTTCAatagtattttatgtgtatggGCAGCGAAGGATACTCCCAATAGCGCGGACGCAATCGTAGAAACACCATTGGCTGATCAAATATTGCAATACGgcctggagctggtgctgcaaaaGTTGGAGCATATCGATCGTAAATTGTTAGTCATGCAATTCGAACTAAACGAACTTCGAGAACAAACGGCAAGCAACAAAGTGTCGCACGAAAAAATGTTTGCTGATACAATAACGGCCATAAATCGCTTAGAAAACCACGTGGTGAAGCATATTGGCCGAAACATGAGCGTGTCCCAggatcaatcgaatcgatcggtggaaACTACGTGTGCAACTCCCGAgcgtttttgtgaaaaatggttcaacaCTACTTTGACGAACAACCAAGGACAAGGATTGGCGCAACACAAGGAAAGCACATGGATCTCCTTATCCTCGTTATACAAGTCACGAATACCAACTGCAGCATCCCAGCGAGAAGGCatcacaacaacgacaacaccaTCTACAACAACTCTGCATCTAAAGTTAGCTTCGTACTCATCGTGCAAGGACGTTCCTTCCAATGTGTCCGGAGTATATCTAATTCATGTTAACAACGATAGTTCACCATTTAAAATGTATTGTGAGCAGGAAAAGTTTGATGGTGGCTGGATTGTAGTGCAACATCGCTTCAACGGTTCGGTGGACTTTTACCGGAACTGGACTGAATACCGCGAGGGGTTCGGGGAGTTGGAAAACGAATTCTGGCTCGGGCTAGAGCTCGTTCATCAGCTCACGACCGCCCGTGCACATGAAATAATTTTCGAGATTGAGGATTTTAGTGACAACTATGGATATGCTCGCTACAATGAGTTTAAAATAGGCAGCGAGAGTGAGCAATACTGCCTAACTATAGGAAAGTACAGCGGAACTGCAGGTGATGCGATGGGGTTGCACAAGGGAATAAAGTTCTCAACGATGGATCGAGATAATGATGGCGATAATGGTCACTGTGCTCAAAAGTGGGCAAGTGCCTGGTGGTACAACGGCTGTTCCGATGCGGATTTGAACGGACCGTATGGGAATGTTGCGGATGGGAAATCAATGGTTTGGTATAATTTCAAAAACGACATTCGTGGAATGAGTTATTCCCGGATGATGATCCGTGAGTTGTGA